From Triticum aestivum cultivar Chinese Spring chromosome 4A, IWGSC CS RefSeq v2.1, whole genome shotgun sequence, a single genomic window includes:
- the LOC123088263 gene encoding uncharacterized protein, which translates to MQEIMCACAGKPLQSIHRGCTAMMMRLLRSEYNGCYVCKHRSDTLHLLCLETVKLGDSKLEAYSLAMEKLRDVKAALERVVAVFEGLGLSDSEMAADSVGSGIGHKKNFVMTDSAHSGSHCLDGFAAWSRKRPVRGPITGRDEAPYEQPH; encoded by the exons ATGCAGGAGATCATGTGTGCTTGCGCG GGTAAACCGCTTCAGTCGATACATCGTGGCTGCACTGCTATGATGATGCGGCTATTGAGATCAGAATATAATGGATGTTACGTGTGCAAACACAGGTCAGATACTCTGCACCTACTGTGCCTGGAAACTGTAAAACTAGGGGATAGTAAATTGGAGGCATACTCTCTGGCTATGGAAAAATTAAGAGATGTCAAAGCTGCACTGGAGCGTGTTGTTGCCGTGTTCGAGGGTTTGGGATTGTCGGACAGTGAGATGGCAGCTGATTCTGTAGGGTCTGGGATAGGTCATAAGAAGAATTTTGTTATGACAGACTCGGCACATAGTGGTTCCCATTGTCTCGACGGCTTTGCAGCTTGGTCCAGGAAACGGCCAGTGAGGGGACCTATCACCGGCCGCGACGAAGCACCCTATGAACAACCCCACTGA